A stretch of the Sphingobacterium thalpophilum genome encodes the following:
- a CDS encoding DUF6660 family protein — protein sequence MKWKATIFLVYIMALFLVPCSDANNSCESSVGVTKVTSHDHDQDKDDSCTPFCQCACCSVSVAFFNFELPEFGILTHIFTSKKVVIRDSSFISHYSGTIWQPPKFNV from the coding sequence GGTTTACATCATGGCACTTTTTCTAGTACCATGTAGTGATGCGAATAATAGTTGCGAAAGTTCTGTCGGAGTTACGAAAGTAACATCTCACGATCATGACCAGGACAAAGATGATTCCTGCACACCTTTTTGTCAGTGTGCCTGCTGTAGTGTTTCAGTAGCATTTTTCAATTTTGAACTGCCAGAATTTGGTATTCTTACACACATATTTACTTCTAAAAAAGTTGTTATCAGGGATTCTAGCTTTATATCCCACTACTCTGGTACAATCTGGCAACCGCCGAAATTTAACGTTTAA